The uncultured Desulfobulbus sp. genome window below encodes:
- the tsaE gene encoding tRNA (adenosine(37)-N6)-threonylcarbamoyltransferase complex ATPase subunit type 1 TsaE: MTEDTKLSNIDGLILVCQGPESLVPIAYVLCNKLQKGDILLLYGPLGAGKTTLTQALARGLAVGEEQYVSSPSFSLLHEYQGRLPIAHMDLYRLADEDDIEASGLAEYLDYDGVSIIEWPERLGDLMPESRLEIVLEPKDDDLRHMQLLARGEGWKKRLSELKAQLAKTAGVQLLA, translated from the coding sequence GTGACAGAGGATACAAAATTATCAAATATAGATGGGCTTATCCTCGTTTGCCAAGGCCCTGAGTCGTTGGTACCAATAGCTTATGTTCTCTGTAACAAGCTGCAAAAAGGGGATATTCTTTTACTCTATGGTCCTTTGGGGGCAGGGAAAACAACCTTGACCCAGGCGCTTGCCCGTGGGCTTGCCGTTGGCGAGGAACAGTATGTTTCCAGCCCGTCCTTTTCCCTTTTGCACGAGTATCAAGGGCGCCTGCCCATCGCCCATATGGATCTCTATCGTCTGGCAGATGAGGATGATATTGAGGCCTCCGGTCTTGCTGAGTATCTTGACTATGATGGTGTCAGCATTATCGAATGGCCAGAGCGGCTCGGCGATCTGATGCCTGAGAGTCGGTTGGAAATTGTTCTGGAACCAAAAGATGATGACCTGCGGCACATGCAACTGCTCGCCCGAGGAGAAGGCTGGAAAAAGCGATTGTCAGAATTGAAAGCCCAGTTGGCCAAGACAGCCGGAGTTCAGTTACTTGCTTGA
- a CDS encoding 23S rRNA (pseudouridine(1915)-N(3))-methyltransferase RlmH — MKFLIPFLGKTKESYLDAGIRDYSGRLGRFAQVDLPVLREKHKKNDSDETIKLTESGLLLEQAQTAHVCVALDPLGKEIDSLELAKLLSKWEVQGASQICFCIGGFLGLHQSVLDHAQQTISLSRLTFTHEMTRLILLEQLYRAWTIKAGHKYHK; from the coding sequence ATGAAGTTTCTCATCCCCTTTCTCGGTAAGACCAAGGAATCCTATCTGGATGCAGGCATACGCGATTATTCCGGACGTCTGGGCCGCTTTGCCCAGGTAGATTTGCCAGTTCTTCGGGAGAAGCATAAAAAAAACGATTCTGATGAAACCATAAAGCTCACTGAGTCCGGTCTTCTTCTCGAACAGGCACAGACAGCCCATGTTTGTGTTGCCCTGGATCCTCTTGGGAAAGAAATCGATTCCCTTGAGCTTGCCAAGCTCCTGAGTAAATGGGAGGTGCAGGGAGCTTCACAGATCTGCTTTTGTATCGGTGGTTTTTTAGGTCTTCATCAATCGGTGCTTGACCATGCCCAGCAGACCATCTCTCTTTCCAGGCTTACCTTTACCCATGAGATGACCCGTCTTATCTTGCTTGAGCAGTTGTACCGTGCCTGGACCATAAAAGCTGGTCATAAATATCACAAATAG
- a CDS encoding YkgJ family cysteine cluster protein: MSSESIPTISDIYTCSLCGFCCHGETTVSLDEHDQERMVNALGLSRAEVEKKYWRITGSVVQMQIRDGHCIFYDQDTGCTVHEGRPWRCRQWPLHPSMLADENNYITITESCPGFNKEISYQEFCRIFQALSDQGDVDKFSR; encoded by the coding sequence ATGAGTTCTGAATCTATCCCAACTATTTCTGATATTTATACCTGTAGTCTCTGTGGATTCTGTTGCCATGGAGAAACCACGGTCTCTTTGGACGAGCATGACCAGGAGCGCATGGTTAACGCGCTCGGATTAAGTCGGGCAGAGGTCGAAAAAAAATATTGGCGGATCACCGGTTCTGTGGTGCAGATGCAGATTCGGGATGGACACTGCATTTTTTATGATCAGGATACCGGATGTACGGTACACGAAGGTCGTCCCTGGCGTTGTCGGCAATGGCCGTTGCATCCCAGCATGCTGGCCGACGAAAACAACTACATCACGATTACCGAGTCTTGCCCAGGCTTCAACAAAGAGATCAGCTACCAAGAATTTTGCCGTATCTTTCAAGCTCTGAGCGACCAGGGAGATGTGGATAAATTTTCTCGATGA
- a CDS encoding YqgE/AlgH family protein codes for MESLAGNFLISTPQMPDPRFQEQVIYLCAHNEEGAMGLVVNNPNPEITLLDVFHGSSLPIPDGPMEPVYMGGPVEVDAGFILYTTDVEDRYSVEVQPGIHLSRDTRLLEDISLGRGPKKYLFMLGYAGWGAGQLENELMDNSWLTVPADLEVLFNTPVEQKWRLAAQKFGVDISIFGDIIGYA; via the coding sequence ATGGAAAGTCTGGCTGGAAATTTTCTCATATCCACACCCCAAATGCCTGATCCGCGCTTTCAGGAGCAGGTGATTTATCTCTGTGCGCATAATGAGGAAGGGGCCATGGGGCTGGTGGTGAATAATCCCAACCCTGAAATTACCCTGCTTGATGTCTTCCATGGCTCAAGCCTTCCCATCCCTGACGGACCTATGGAACCGGTCTACATGGGTGGTCCGGTTGAGGTAGATGCAGGCTTTATTCTCTACACCACTGACGTGGAGGATAGGTATTCGGTTGAAGTGCAACCGGGGATTCATCTCAGTCGCGATACCCGTCTACTTGAGGATATCTCTCTGGGACGTGGGCCTAAAAAGTATCTTTTTATGCTTGGCTACGCGGGCTGGGGGGCCGGACAGCTGGAAAACGAACTGATGGATAACAGTTGGCTCACTGTCCCCGCTGACCTTGAAGTACTTTTTAACACACCTGTGGAGCAGAAATGGCGCCTAGCTGCGCAGAAATTCGGGGTTGATATTTCGATCTTTGGTGATATCATCGGGTACGCTTAA
- a CDS encoding SDR family NAD(P)-dependent oxidoreductase, protein MKLQGRVALVTGGGRGIGRGIALELAKEGCSVAVADLNLDDAKAVAAEIQALDRKSLAIQVNVTDWEDVQKMVKTTVDELGKLDIICNNAGVISIKSVEELTPEDWDFVLGVNAKGVFMCCKAAIPELKKNGWGRIINTASIAGKEGFPQLSHYTASKFAVVGFTVSLAKELQRDNITVNSICPGIVPTQMWYGPNGLADKWKLEGETMEESWKRHQDILIPQGEGQTPKDMGQLAVFFATQDHITAQNINVDGGFTWH, encoded by the coding sequence ATGAAGCTTCAAGGTCGGGTCGCATTGGTAACAGGAGGAGGACGAGGTATAGGCCGGGGAATCGCTCTGGAACTTGCAAAAGAGGGCTGCAGCGTTGCGGTTGCTGATCTTAATCTCGATGATGCCAAGGCAGTTGCTGCAGAAATTCAGGCCCTTGATCGAAAATCTCTTGCGATTCAGGTCAATGTCACCGATTGGGAAGATGTGCAAAAAATGGTGAAAACTACCGTTGATGAACTTGGAAAATTGGACATCATCTGCAATAACGCAGGTGTGATCAGTATTAAATCCGTGGAAGAACTCACCCCTGAAGACTGGGATTTTGTTCTGGGGGTTAACGCCAAAGGCGTCTTTATGTGTTGTAAAGCAGCAATCCCCGAGCTGAAAAAAAACGGATGGGGCCGCATTATCAACACAGCCTCAATCGCTGGCAAAGAGGGATTCCCCCAACTTTCGCATTATACTGCATCTAAATTTGCTGTGGTTGGCTTTACCGTCTCGCTGGCAAAAGAGTTACAACGCGATAATATCACTGTAAATTCTATATGCCCAGGCATTGTCCCCACCCAAATGTGGTACGGCCCCAATGGGCTTGCTGACAAATGGAAACTCGAGGGGGAAACCATGGAGGAATCATGGAAGCGACATCAGGATATCCTCATTCCGCAAGGGGAAGGTCAGACACCTAAAGACATGGGCCAGTTGGCTGTTTTTTTTGCAACCCAGGATCATATTACGGCCCAAAACATCAATGTTGACGGCGGATTTACCTGGCACTAG
- a CDS encoding ClbS/DfsB family four-helix bundle protein, whose protein sequence is MEAPSRWKVNLETGPLSSFNYLSGTAKSIEVFEKTMADTSVEQLHIDVHIHFSRLMLELEAMPPVMVNIGTIPGHIAGKKLTGTELVAHALGWTQLGIQWCQFVHTACCQQELTGPKEGFTWKELKPLTLWMYEQYPEFNFKGICHKFRVAHQELVECIIQLQDERLKKPVTKNSQNLAELVLEHVIALYGGDLLRLRVWKKGLGWI, encoded by the coding sequence ATGGAGGCACCATCGAGATGGAAAGTGAATCTGGAAACGGGACCACTGTCATCATTCAATTACCTCTCTGGCACGGCAAAGAGCATTGAGGTGTTCGAAAAGACAATGGCAGACACAAGCGTAGAACAGCTCCACATAGATGTGCATATCCATTTTTCCCGACTTATGCTCGAACTGGAAGCTATGCCACCAGTTATGGTGAACATAGGGACGATTCCAGGCCATATTGCTGGGAAGAAGCTGACCGGTACCGAGCTTGTTGCTCACGCGCTGGGCTGGACTCAATTAGGAATACAGTGGTGTCAGTTCGTCCATACAGCATGTTGCCAACAGGAGTTGACAGGCCCCAAAGAGGGGTTTACCTGGAAGGAGCTTAAGCCTCTTACTCTGTGGATGTATGAGCAATATCCAGAATTTAATTTTAAGGGCATTTGTCACAAATTTCGAGTTGCGCACCAAGAACTTGTGGAGTGTATCATCCAGTTGCAGGATGAGCGGCTAAAAAAACCTGTTACAAAGAACAGTCAAAATCTTGCTGAACTTGTTCTAGAGCATGTCATTGCTTTATACGGAGGAGATCTTCTACGATTGCGAGTTTGGAAAAAAGGCCTGGGTTGGATTTAA
- a CDS encoding ATP-binding protein, which translates to MVLKRPSYIFSSPWLLAAAGGLLIMIVVTFAFHNLRLEERLMTNAMLQKASTLIRVLHSGARASYLTDLRKDYWNNESWAVHVQRVIDHLAEDPDLRFMMVVDKNGHIIAHDNHAKVGQVATIPELELVPGQKQGAHKLIFKIQQVKEFGRVFETFRPFNLILPSILPLPIAPLAQQQGSLFFQTPSPGKHSLFRLVPDKIQKNNPHVVVVGLDMQEFDRTLRRLRMQIFMLSLAMLFVGLGGWFSLSAVQGFRISQKTLDTIQAFTSLLITKLPVGVIATNEHGYITTWNHAISRLTGIKRHRATGRRPEDILPEQLFSFFNSEPAPSSEEDPRHQVGVQIRFGERRCSLLCHPLTIVNSQAQYMGRVLLISDVTEIRSLEQRMRENERLAAVGRMAGGVAHEVRNPLSSIKGLALLLKNKFPVGSQEQATAELLIQETERMNRTITEMLSFTRPSVLNLERIDLRSLVETSMTLIYAEATDNNIDITLECAPDLLPIIADRDRIQQVLMNVLINAMQVMDEGGELVITLNNLEEAEKVELKVHDTGPGIEPELLSQVFYPYFTTKQAGTGLGLAISQKIIADHGGTIEMESESGNGTTVIIQLPLWHGKEH; encoded by the coding sequence ATGGTTTTAAAACGACCTTCCTATATTTTTTCTTCTCCCTGGTTACTGGCAGCAGCAGGTGGCCTGTTGATTATGATTGTGGTAACCTTTGCCTTTCATAATCTGCGTCTGGAAGAGCGGCTCATGACCAATGCCATGCTACAGAAGGCTTCGACTCTGATTCGAGTACTGCACTCAGGCGCTCGCGCTTCCTACTTAACTGACCTACGAAAAGATTACTGGAATAACGAGTCCTGGGCAGTTCATGTGCAACGGGTTATTGATCATCTTGCCGAAGATCCAGATCTTCGATTTATGATGGTGGTTGATAAAAATGGGCACATTATCGCCCATGACAATCATGCGAAGGTCGGTCAGGTCGCAACAATTCCAGAGTTAGAGCTGGTTCCCGGTCAAAAGCAGGGGGCCCATAAGCTGATCTTTAAGATTCAGCAGGTTAAAGAATTTGGGCGCGTTTTTGAAACCTTTCGCCCTTTCAACCTGATTCTCCCCTCGATACTTCCGCTCCCCATCGCCCCGTTAGCACAGCAGCAGGGCTCGTTATTTTTTCAAACACCCTCCCCCGGTAAACATTCTCTGTTTCGTCTGGTTCCTGACAAGATTCAAAAAAATAATCCTCATGTTGTGGTGGTTGGCCTTGATATGCAGGAGTTTGATCGAACTCTCAGGCGATTGCGAATGCAGATTTTTATGCTTTCACTTGCCATGTTGTTCGTTGGTTTGGGGGGGTGGTTCTCTCTTTCTGCGGTTCAGGGCTTTCGTATCTCGCAAAAGACTCTGGATACCATTCAGGCCTTCACTTCACTTTTGATTACCAAACTCCCTGTTGGTGTGATTGCCACCAACGAGCATGGCTACATCACAACATGGAACCACGCCATTAGCCGTCTCACCGGTATCAAGCGCCATCGGGCAACAGGAAGGCGTCCTGAGGACATCTTGCCCGAACAACTTTTCAGTTTTTTTAATAGCGAACCTGCACCGTCAAGTGAGGAAGATCCACGACATCAGGTAGGAGTACAGATCCGTTTTGGCGAGCGCCGTTGTTCACTTCTTTGTCATCCTTTGACCATTGTTAATTCACAAGCTCAGTATATGGGGCGAGTGCTTTTAATCTCTGACGTAACAGAAATTCGCAGTTTGGAACAAAGAATGCGCGAGAATGAACGTCTTGCAGCGGTTGGGCGAATGGCAGGTGGCGTTGCTCATGAGGTGCGTAACCCTCTCAGCTCGATCAAGGGGTTAGCCCTGCTTTTAAAAAATAAGTTTCCGGTAGGCAGTCAAGAGCAGGCAACAGCAGAGTTACTGATTCAGGAAACCGAGCGAATGAACCGTACCATCACCGAAATGCTCAGTTTTACCCGGCCTTCGGTGCTTAATTTAGAGCGAATTGATCTGAGGTCACTGGTGGAAACCAGCATGACTCTCATATATGCTGAAGCAACAGACAACAACATTGATATTACGCTTGAATGTGCGCCCGATCTTCTGCCAATTATTGCAGATAGGGATCGCATTCAGCAAGTATTGATGAACGTGCTCATCAATGCCATGCAGGTGATGGATGAAGGGGGAGAACTCGTTATAACCCTCAACAACTTGGAAGAGGCTGAAAAAGTGGAGTTAAAGGTTCATGATACCGGTCCTGGAATCGAGCCAGAACTCTTGTCACAGGTGTTTTATCCTTACTTCACCACCAAGCAGGCTGGTACCGGTCTGGGACTAGCCATCTCTCAGAAAATTATCGCCGATCATGGAGGCACCATCGAGATGGAAAGTGAATCTGGAAACGGGACCACTGTCATCATTCAATTACCTCTCTGGCACGGCAAAGAGCATTGA
- the priA gene encoding primosomal protein N' — MECLYEVAVDAPLPYSLTYAQPSGSSDPLPVGCCVRVPLGNRKAVGYVLGPAVQEEGKSHFVIKPILQVFNQQPAFPAELLPFYRWIARYYLHPLGEVLRTALPLQPTSRGTERVKEKLQTVVVPGEQLLELITDKEETEILATLADDSTLQLKKAALKTLGIFLEIFFAQGQQPVLRSQINKVYSGAGPRIRDLASAGMLALAEQRVYRDPFGEPPPLFPEPESLTTEQERVLAEIFPAIESEAFAPFLLFGVTGCGKTEVYLQAVHHTLAAGKTALVLVPEIALASQLEAHFFSRFGEQLAVLHSGLSDGERFDQWQRVLEGKANVVLGARSAVFAPLSNLGLVVVDEEHEPAYKQEDGLHYNGRDLAVLRANMAKCPVVLGSATPSVISFHHCKEGKYKLLQMQKRVANQPLPQVQIVDLTETERSRPDLTFSDPLMNALADTLEMGKQSLLFVNRRGFSSSMLCRDCGAIAQCRHCEVSLTLHRSRNLLLCHYCGYSRSPKIVCAACGSTRVRGVGIGSERIEEEVQQLFPQARVARLDSDTTANRKHYLATLKAMREGEVDILIGTQMIAKGLHFPGIRLVGVIWADSGLSVPDYKASERTFCLLSQVTGRAGRGEDPGVVIIQTYQPHHYALELAQQHDYPAFFAREIAVRAPLAYPPFTRLVNIRFSGVREQQVQQAAQQVAGFIRAHKWASSMDLLGPTPAPLVKIRDKTRWQLLLKSSNQQVLHAVCSAVLEQKGKLWPSSVRLSVDVDPENMM; from the coding sequence GTGGAGTGTTTATACGAAGTAGCAGTTGACGCCCCCTTGCCTTACTCTCTGACCTACGCACAGCCCAGCGGAAGCTCTGATCCTCTTCCGGTGGGCTGTTGTGTTCGTGTCCCCCTGGGGAACCGTAAGGCCGTGGGCTATGTGTTGGGACCGGCAGTGCAAGAGGAGGGGAAATCTCATTTTGTGATTAAACCCATTCTCCAGGTTTTCAATCAGCAACCTGCTTTTCCCGCTGAGCTGCTTCCCTTTTATCGATGGATTGCCCGTTATTATCTCCACCCGCTAGGTGAAGTCTTGCGAACAGCGCTGCCACTCCAGCCTACCAGCCGGGGTACAGAGCGGGTTAAAGAGAAGCTTCAGACCGTTGTTGTACCGGGTGAACAGCTCCTTGAGCTGATAACAGATAAAGAAGAGACTGAGATACTCGCCACGTTGGCGGATGATTCGACGCTGCAACTTAAAAAAGCAGCGCTGAAAACCTTGGGGATTTTCTTAGAGATATTTTTTGCCCAGGGGCAGCAACCGGTTTTACGCTCTCAAATAAATAAGGTCTATAGCGGAGCTGGCCCTCGAATCAGAGATTTGGCTTCAGCCGGAATGCTAGCACTTGCTGAGCAACGGGTGTATCGTGATCCTTTTGGGGAGCCGCCGCCACTTTTTCCTGAGCCAGAGAGCTTGACCACTGAGCAGGAGCGAGTGCTTGCTGAGATTTTTCCTGCCATCGAGAGTGAAGCTTTTGCGCCTTTTCTTCTTTTCGGTGTGACCGGTTGTGGCAAGACAGAGGTCTACCTTCAAGCTGTCCATCACACCCTTGCGGCTGGAAAAACAGCCCTGGTACTGGTCCCTGAGATTGCCTTGGCCTCTCAGCTTGAGGCCCATTTTTTTTCACGATTTGGTGAACAGCTTGCCGTCCTTCACAGTGGGCTCAGCGATGGCGAACGTTTTGATCAGTGGCAACGGGTCTTAGAGGGCAAGGCGAATGTAGTCTTGGGAGCCAGGTCAGCTGTCTTCGCTCCCCTGAGTAATTTGGGGCTGGTTGTTGTGGATGAAGAACATGAACCAGCCTATAAACAGGAGGATGGGCTGCATTATAACGGCCGTGATCTCGCCGTGCTTCGGGCAAATATGGCCAAGTGCCCGGTCGTCCTCGGATCTGCCACGCCATCGGTTATCAGTTTTCATCACTGCAAAGAAGGGAAATATAAACTTTTGCAGATGCAAAAGCGGGTGGCCAATCAGCCGCTGCCCCAGGTACAGATTGTCGATTTGACTGAAACCGAGCGCTCTCGTCCTGATTTAACCTTTTCCGATCCTCTGATGAACGCTCTTGCCGATACCTTGGAGATGGGCAAGCAAAGTTTGCTCTTTGTCAATCGGCGAGGATTTTCCTCCTCAATGCTCTGCCGAGACTGCGGAGCCATTGCCCAGTGTCGTCACTGCGAGGTGTCCCTGACGCTCCATCGCAGTCGCAATCTGTTACTCTGTCATTACTGTGGGTATAGCCGAAGCCCCAAGATTGTCTGTGCTGCTTGTGGCTCGACGAGAGTGCGTGGCGTCGGCATCGGATCGGAGCGAATTGAAGAGGAGGTGCAACAGCTCTTCCCCCAGGCACGTGTCGCCCGTTTAGACAGTGATACCACTGCCAATCGAAAACATTACCTGGCCACCTTAAAGGCCATGCGTGAAGGGGAGGTTGATATCCTCATTGGTACCCAGATGATTGCCAAGGGACTCCATTTCCCAGGTATTCGCCTGGTGGGGGTAATCTGGGCGGATTCCGGCCTGAGTGTGCCTGATTACAAGGCTTCCGAGCGCACCTTTTGTCTGCTTTCCCAGGTGACAGGCAGAGCAGGACGAGGCGAGGATCCCGGAGTGGTCATTATCCAGACCTACCAGCCCCATCATTATGCGCTGGAACTTGCCCAACAGCATGATTACCCGGCCTTTTTTGCTCGAGAAATTGCTGTGCGGGCACCGCTTGCCTACCCACCGTTCACTCGCCTGGTCAACATTCGCTTTTCTGGTGTCCGTGAACAGCAGGTACAGCAGGCGGCGCAGCAGGTGGCAGGATTTATTCGTGCCCATAAATGGGCATCCAGCATGGATCTTTTGGGGCCTACTCCTGCCCCGCTGGTCAAGATACGGGATAAGACGCGCTGGCAACTGCTTTTAAAAAGCAGTAATCAGCAGGTCTTGCATGCGGTATGTTCAGCAGTTCTCGAACAAAAGGGAAAGCTCTGGCCTTCAAGCGTGCGGCTGAGTGTGGATGTTGATCCGGAGAATATGATGTGA
- the galU gene encoding UTP--glucose-1-phosphate uridylyltransferase GalU has protein sequence MKTIRKAVIPVAGLGTRFLPATKAIPKEMLTIVDRPTIQYIVEEAVASGIEQVILVTSSGKSAIENHFDYDFQLDTVLKDRKKHKLREELNNISNLIDIISVRQKEPLGLGHAIWMARNVVGDEPFMVLLGDDLVMSKTACCKQMIDLYNQVGESIVAVQRVPMEDTYQYGIVEGLAIEQERTFKVDRMVEKPAPGTCNSDMAIIGRYLLMPEIFDLLEKTTPGHGGEIQLTDALLALSNRRGMYAYEFQGKRYDAGDKLGYLKAIVDFSLGNRELGGPFREYLRTICADL, from the coding sequence ATGAAAACGATCAGAAAGGCCGTCATTCCAGTGGCGGGATTGGGGACTCGCTTTTTACCGGCCACCAAGGCCATTCCCAAAGAAATGCTGACCATTGTTGACCGTCCCACCATTCAGTATATTGTCGAGGAGGCGGTGGCTTCAGGTATAGAGCAGGTTATTCTTGTAACCAGCTCCGGAAAGTCAGCCATTGAAAATCATTTTGACTATGATTTTCAACTCGACACCGTACTTAAGGATCGTAAAAAACATAAATTACGTGAAGAACTCAACAATATTTCCAACCTGATCGATATTATTTCGGTTCGTCAAAAAGAGCCGCTGGGGCTTGGTCATGCAATCTGGATGGCTCGTAATGTTGTTGGCGACGAACCATTTATGGTGTTGCTGGGCGATGACTTGGTCATGAGTAAGACGGCCTGTTGCAAGCAGATGATAGATCTCTATAATCAGGTCGGCGAATCCATAGTGGCTGTGCAGCGGGTTCCCATGGAAGATACCTATCAGTACGGCATTGTCGAAGGGCTGGCCATAGAGCAGGAACGAACCTTTAAGGTTGACCGTATGGTGGAAAAACCGGCTCCAGGGACCTGTAATTCAGATATGGCCATTATCGGTCGATACCTGTTGATGCCGGAGATTTTTGACCTGCTAGAAAAAACCACGCCTGGGCACGGTGGCGAGATCCAGCTGACTGATGCCTTGCTGGCCTTATCCAACCGACGTGGTATGTACGCCTACGAATTTCAAGGCAAGCGTTATGATGCCGGTGATAAACTCGGATACCTCAAGGCCATTGTCGACTTTTCTTTAGGCAACCGCGAGCTGGGCGGTCCTTTCCGTGAATATCTGCGTACTATCTGCGCAGATCTGTAA